GCGACCATGTCCTCGTCTATCTCCAGTGCTATCCGCCTCTCGATTTCAGTAAGTATTTGGTCGCGTTTTTCCTGAAGACGCGGCTCGATAGGGTGGTAGATGAGACTTTTCGACTTTGAATCCGTATAGATGTGTATATATACGGGGTCTCCGACAGGGTATATCAGATTAGGCTCCTTAAGCTTAGCCATATCCATAGATAGAGACTCGGCAAGTGTGGGGGGGTTGAAAAGCGCTTTACCCAGAAGCTCTGTCACATAATTTAGGAGATGAGGGTTTTTGGAGAACCTTATCCGCCAGTTCTCGTTAAACCCTTTAAGTAGAAACGCAAGCTCATCCAGGTTGGCCTCTTCCAATACCTTATCACCCCCTGGCGGTCATGAACGGTAGAATCTTTATGCCAAACGCAGGGGAGACTTCAAAGCTTATAATTTCGTTTACTGGTTGAGTTGCTCCTCGTAGCTTGGAAATAATCATAGTGAGTGCGCTTTTGTTTCGAAACGTCCTGATCTCTAATATGAAATGCCCGTCGCAGAAAGCTCGGATGCGTATCAAAAGGTCCTGGTCTAAAGCATAGGGATGCATAGTTATTATGAAGGTCTTTGAGAGAGTATCGACTATGTACCTGCAACTAGAGAAGAAGTCGAGAACATCATTGGCGTCGGCATGTGTAACTAGGTGCGTTAACGAGTCGATTATGACTACGTCTATACGTTCGAGCTTCTTTTTTACGAAATTTGTTAAGGCCGTTAGGTAGTATTTCGATATCTCGCTGTTCCACGCCATACCTGCTGTGTGCAGTGGGGTTATCTTCAGATCCCCGTTCAAAAAGTAGTCTTCGACGTTCCAGTGAAGCGACTTCATCTGATTTATCAATCCCTTTGATGTACCTTC
This region of Candidatus Bathyarchaeota archaeon genomic DNA includes:
- a CDS encoding AAA family ATPase — protein: MSFDNIDIHSEQENLLTFGNPELDRRIGGLPIPSLNLIEGPNDSGKTIISQQITYGALVNGFKVLFITTEGTSKGLINQMKSLHWNVEDYFLNGDLKITPLHTAGMAWNSEISKYYLTALTNFVKKKLERIDVVIIDSLTHLVTHADANDVLDFFSSCRYIVDTLSKTFIITMHPYALDQDLLIRIRAFCDGHFILEIRTFRNKSALTMIISKLRGATQPVNEIISFEVSPAFGIKILPFMTARG